The region GGTGGTTGAAAAATATATCTATTACTGTATACTATCCAATTATGTCTATAACCTATCAACCTAAGCGTAAAAAACGCCGTCGAACCCACGGTTTTTTGGCTAGAAAGAATAGTCCAACTGGTAAAAATATTCTAATTCGTCGTCGTCGTAAAAAACGGGCTCGTTTAACGGTTTAATTTAAATACTGATCTATATGGCTGGGACTTCTCATAAAGTTTCCAGAGCCTTGTTTAAGGAGGTTTTTGTTGGTGGTCGAAGTACTCATTCGGCCTCCTTTACCCTTAAAAAAACAGTAAAACCAAACTCACTGACTTTATTTTCAGTGGTTGTGTCGGCCAAGGTGGCTAAAAAGGCGGTTAAAAGAAATTTAATCAAAAGACGGATTAGGGCTGCTTTGGTTGAGTTAAAATCTAGTATTCAACCAGGAAGTGTTATTATAGTCTTTACGAAGCCATCTATTGTTTCAATGTCTTATACGGAAATAAAAAAACAACTAGATACTTCTTTGAGAAGTCTTTAATTATCTAAACTATGATTTATTTCTTTAAAATAACCTTATTTATACCGTTTTATAACGCCCTGGCCTTATTGAGTAGTATTGTGCCTAAAAATGATATTGGTTTAGCTATTGTTTTGTTGACGTTGATTGTTAAAGTTATTTTATCCCCCCTTCAACATAAAGCCTCTAAAACTCAGTCAAAAATGAAAGTGATTGAACCAGAATTGGCTAAAATTAAAGAAAACAAAAATAAAGAAGAGCAAGCTAAGCAAATTATGGAATTGTATAGGAATCATGGAGTAAATCCT is a window of Candidatus Vogelbacteria bacterium DNA encoding:
- the rpmH gene encoding 50S ribosomal protein L34, with amino-acid sequence MSITYQPKRKKRRRTHGFLARKNSPTGKNILIRRRRKKRARLTV
- the rnpA gene encoding ribonuclease P protein component; amino-acid sequence: MAGTSHKVSRALFKEVFVGGRSTHSASFTLKKTVKPNSLTLFSVVVSAKVAKKAVKRNLIKRRIRAALVELKSSIQPGSVIIVFTKPSIVSMSYTEIKKQLDTSLRSL